The following are from one region of the Corylus avellana chromosome ca1, CavTom2PMs-1.0 genome:
- the LOC132167472 gene encoding uncharacterized protein LOC132167472, whose translation MDLTPGCRVWRPPPSLHYHHRHHHHCHCHRLCFCAHHHHHHLHHHHRHHHLHHHQFNGHHHVCPRITSSFPRNPEPSGPVVPPNNLISGASGYEEAYGSATPMTLQEQEHEELEEEDDDDDDDPVFVLTDEWREFFAKSEAKRKFEKKQAKKKGKK comes from the exons atggatcTTACACCCGGATGCAGGGTTTGGAGACCACCGCCCAGCCTCCACTACCACCACCGCCATCACCATCACTGTCATTGCCATCGTTTATGCTTCTGTGcgcaccatcaccatcaccacctccaccaccaccaccgccaccatcacctccaccaccaccaatTTAATGGTCACCACCATGTATGCCCCAGGattacttcttcttttcctcGAAACCCAGAACCTTCTGGTCCTGTTGTTCCGCCAAATAACTTGATCTCGGGGGCTTCTGGGTATGAAGAAGCTTATGGTTCTGCCACCCC GATGACGTTACAAGAGCAGGAGCATGAGGAGTTagaagaggaagatgatgatgatgatgatgacccAGTTTTTGTTCTGACCGATGAATGGAGAGAGTTCTTCGCGAAATCTGAAGCAAAGAGGAAATTTG AGAAGAAGCAGGCTaagaagaaggggaagaaaTAA